Proteins from a single region of Chromobacterium sp. ATCC 53434:
- a CDS encoding symmetrical bis(5'-nucleosyl)-tetraphosphatase encodes MAIYAIGDIQGCFGPFQQLLRLIDFNPGKDTLWLTGDLVNRGPQSLEVLRWVFQHQDQVEMVLGNHDLHLLAVSEGFGKLHRDDTIDDILNAADGKVLLDWLRCQPLMLEGQGYAMVHAGLLPEWTISKALRLAEEVEFGLSGQRHREFLGRLYGNKPTRWSDDLKGSDRLRLIVNAMTRMRFLTRDGELDLSYKGEIDGAPASLVPWFEAPGRRHGGTPIVCGHWSALGVHLDEDVLAIDSGCLWGGSLSALRLDDRQLFSLPCDAYRPIELAAGK; translated from the coding sequence ATGGCCATCTATGCAATCGGCGACATCCAGGGCTGTTTCGGCCCGTTCCAGCAGCTGTTGCGGCTGATCGATTTCAATCCCGGCAAGGACACGCTGTGGCTGACCGGCGATCTGGTCAACCGCGGCCCGCAGTCGCTGGAGGTGCTGCGCTGGGTATTCCAGCACCAGGACCAGGTGGAGATGGTGCTGGGCAATCACGATCTGCACTTGCTGGCGGTGTCGGAAGGATTCGGCAAGCTGCACCGCGACGACACGATAGACGACATTCTCAACGCCGCCGACGGCAAGGTGTTGCTGGACTGGTTGCGTTGCCAGCCGCTGATGCTGGAGGGGCAGGGCTATGCGATGGTCCACGCCGGCCTGTTGCCCGAGTGGACCATATCCAAGGCGCTGAGGCTGGCCGAGGAGGTGGAGTTCGGCCTGTCCGGACAGCGGCACCGGGAGTTCCTCGGCCGATTGTACGGCAACAAACCCACGCGCTGGAGCGACGATCTGAAGGGCTCGGACCGGCTGCGGCTGATCGTCAATGCGATGACGCGAATGCGCTTCCTGACGCGGGACGGCGAGCTGGACCTGAGCTACAAGGGCGAAATCGACGGCGCGCCGGCGAGTCTGGTGCCATGGTTCGAGGCGCCGGGCCGCCGCCATGGCGGCACGCCCATCGTCTGCGGCCACTGGTCGGCGCTGGGCGTCCATCTGGACGAGGATGTGCTGGCCATCGATTCCGGCTGCCTGTGGGGCGGCAGCCTGTCGGCCCTGCGGCTGGACGACAGACAGCTGTTCTCGCTGCCGTGCGATGCCTACCGGCCCATCGAATTGGCGGCCGGCAAATAA
- a CDS encoding UvrD-helicase domain-containing protein, which produces MSAPLLNPPQRAAIHYLDGPLLVLAGAGSGKTRVITYKIAHLVREGGIPARHIAAITFTNKAAREMLERVGKLMSSSEIRGITVSTFHSLGMHILRQEATHLGYKPQFSILDSYDAGKIIADILNTTSKDEIRKVQSQISLWKNDLKTPDDMLLSAQDQWESVCARTYIAYQDTLSAYQAMDFDDLIRLPVQLFREHPEVLLKWQGKLRYLLIDEYQDTNTCQYQLVKLLTGVRGLFTAVGDDDQSIYAWRGANMENLRLLQQDFPALKVIKLEQNYRSTARILRAANSVISNNPKLFEKQLWSELGLGEPIHVVQCKDEEHEAETVVQKLLAHKFECRTDFKDYAILYRGNYQARIFEQALRNQRIPYQMAGGQSFFDKPEIKDLLAYMRLITNPDDDPAFIRALTTPKRGVGAGTLEKLGAWAGQYGKSLFAAAHDAGLRVQVQQAQLAPLEQFCEFISRLQYRATGEEAGKLALELLQTIGYEAWLYDSEDSPKIAETKWKNLLEMVAWLAKKGEADGKNLIELTQTIALITMLEGRDEGEVDAVRMSTLHASKGLEYPHVFLVGCEEGILPHSESVENGMVEEERRLMYVGITRAQRGLTLSYCVKRRRAGEWQFIEPSRFISEIDGDDLRHFGKPGAEPLVSKSEGKSRLANLTAMLAGKDKSGESPAD; this is translated from the coding sequence ATGTCCGCTCCCTTGCTCAATCCGCCGCAGCGCGCGGCCATCCACTATCTCGACGGCCCGCTGCTGGTGCTGGCGGGCGCCGGTTCGGGCAAGACCCGGGTGATCACCTACAAGATCGCCCATCTGGTGCGCGAAGGCGGCATTCCGGCGCGCCATATCGCCGCGATCACCTTCACCAACAAGGCGGCGCGCGAGATGCTGGAACGCGTCGGCAAGCTGATGAGCTCGTCCGAGATCCGCGGCATCACCGTGTCCACCTTCCACTCGCTGGGCATGCACATCCTGCGGCAGGAAGCCACCCATCTGGGCTACAAGCCGCAGTTCTCGATCCTGGACTCCTACGACGCCGGCAAGATCATCGCCGACATCCTCAATACCACGTCCAAGGACGAGATTCGCAAGGTGCAGAGCCAGATCTCGCTGTGGAAAAACGACCTGAAGACGCCGGACGACATGCTGCTGTCGGCGCAGGACCAGTGGGAAAGCGTCTGCGCCAGAACCTATATCGCCTATCAGGACACGCTGAGCGCCTACCAGGCGATGGACTTCGACGACCTGATCCGGCTGCCGGTGCAGCTGTTCCGCGAGCATCCCGAGGTGCTGCTGAAATGGCAGGGCAAGCTGCGCTACCTGCTGATAGACGAATACCAGGACACCAACACCTGCCAGTACCAGCTGGTGAAGCTGCTGACCGGCGTGCGCGGCCTGTTCACCGCCGTCGGCGACGACGACCAGTCCATCTACGCCTGGCGCGGCGCCAATATGGAAAACCTGCGCCTGCTGCAGCAGGACTTCCCGGCCTTGAAGGTGATCAAGCTGGAGCAGAACTACCGCTCCACCGCCCGCATCCTGCGCGCCGCCAACAGCGTGATCTCCAATAATCCCAAGCTGTTCGAGAAACAGCTGTGGAGCGAGCTGGGCCTTGGCGAGCCGATACACGTCGTCCAGTGCAAGGACGAAGAGCACGAGGCGGAGACCGTGGTGCAGAAACTGCTGGCTCACAAGTTTGAATGCCGGACCGATTTCAAGGACTACGCCATCCTGTACCGCGGCAACTACCAGGCGCGGATTTTCGAGCAGGCGCTGCGCAACCAGCGCATTCCGTACCAGATGGCCGGCGGTCAGAGCTTCTTCGACAAGCCGGAGATCAAGGACCTGCTGGCCTATATGCGGCTGATCACCAATCCGGACGACGATCCGGCCTTCATTCGCGCGCTGACCACGCCTAAGCGCGGCGTCGGCGCCGGCACGCTGGAAAAGCTCGGCGCCTGGGCCGGCCAGTACGGCAAGAGCCTGTTCGCCGCCGCGCACGACGCCGGCCTGCGCGTCCAGGTTCAGCAGGCGCAATTGGCGCCGCTGGAGCAGTTCTGCGAATTCATCTCCCGGCTGCAATACCGCGCCACCGGCGAGGAAGCCGGCAAGCTCGCGCTGGAACTGCTGCAGACGATAGGCTACGAAGCCTGGCTGTACGACAGCGAGGACAGCCCCAAGATCGCCGAGACCAAGTGGAAGAACCTGCTGGAGATGGTGGCCTGGCTGGCGAAGAAGGGCGAGGCCGACGGCAAGAACTTGATCGAGCTGACCCAGACCATCGCGCTGATCACGATGCTGGAAGGCCGCGACGAGGGCGAGGTCGACGCGGTTAGGATGTCGACGCTGCACGCGTCCAAGGGCCTGGAGTACCCGCACGTGTTCCTGGTCGGCTGCGAGGAAGGCATCCTGCCGCACAGCGAATCGGTGGAGAACGGCATGGTCGAGGAAGAGCGGCGGTTGATGTATGTCGGCATCACCCGCGCCCAGCGCGGCCTGACGCTGAGCTACTGCGTCAAGCGCCGCCGCGCCGGCGAATGGCAGTTCATCGAGCCGTCGCGCTTCATCTCCGAGATAGACGGCGACGATCTGCGCCATTTCGGCAAGCCGGGCGCCGAACCGCTGGTCAGCAAAAGCGAAGGTAAATCGCGTCTGGCCAATCTGACGGCGATGCTGGCAGGCAAGGATAAATCCGGCGAATCGCCGGCTGATTGA
- a CDS encoding cytochrome c5 family protein, translating to MAGSPKFGDAASWAPHIAKGWDTLVDHALHGFNAMPAKGGSPDLSDDELKRAVAYMGNAGGGKFTEPPVGGAGAAAAAADPAVVGKKIYESVCVACHAAGVAGAPKFGDKAAWAARLKPGMDEVVKIATKGLNAMPPKGGYTGSDAEFRAAIEYMVNNSK from the coding sequence CTGGCGGGCTCGCCGAAGTTCGGCGACGCCGCGTCCTGGGCGCCGCACATCGCCAAGGGCTGGGACACGCTGGTCGACCATGCGCTGCACGGCTTCAACGCGATGCCGGCCAAGGGCGGTTCGCCGGACCTGAGCGACGACGAGCTCAAGCGCGCGGTCGCTTATATGGGCAACGCCGGCGGCGGCAAGTTCACCGAGCCGCCGGTCGGCGGCGCCGGCGCAGCGGCGGCGGCGGCCGATCCCGCGGTGGTCGGCAAGAAGATCTACGAGAGCGTCTGCGTGGCCTGCCACGCGGCCGGCGTCGCCGGCGCGCCGAAGTTCGGCGACAAGGCGGCCTGGGCAGCGCGTCTGAAGCCGGGCATGGACGAGGTGGTGAAGATCGCCACCAAGGGCCTGAACGCGATGCCGCCGAAGGGCGGTTATACCGGCAGCGACGCCGAATTCCGCGCCGCGATCGAATATATGGTCAACAATTCCAAGTGA
- a CDS encoding ABC transporter ATP-binding protein translates to MFSWFERRVSPYPDAPAAQPPQGFFSFIWFCTAGMRGLILGMTLLTATIGAFEALLFSMLGSVVDWLSKTPADLLWQRERGHLLLLAGILLGSIVLVALQAMSKYQGLFSNFPMRLRWNFHRHLLGQSLSFYQDEFAGRVSAKVMQTALAVRDTVLIVTDILVFVVIYFVTMIAVLGHFDRFLLLPFLGWLAFYIATLCFFVPRLGKAATRQADARSLMTGRITDAYTNIATVKLFSHGQREARFAKGAMQEFLSTAYRQMRLVSGFEVVNQFSSMLLIGVTAGASLWLWSRGEVGIGAVAASTAMALRLNGISHWIMWEMSSLFENIGTVQDGITTLSRTVAVVDKPDAARLEVPRGEIRFDNVDFAYGGVKNVIAGLNLTIRPGEKIGLVGRSGAGKSTIVNLLLRFYDLDGGRILIDGQDIAGVTQDSLRAKVGMVTQDTSLLHRSVRDNLLYGRPDAGDEDMVAAARRAEADDFIGTLTDPKGRTGYDAHVGERGVKLSGGQRQRVAIARVMLKDAPILLLDEATSALDSEVEAAIQRSLYRLMEGKTVVAIAHRLSTIAAMDRLIVLDRGQIVEEGNHQQLLAQGGLYARLWAHQSGGFLGEEDDDENEGLSLMG, encoded by the coding sequence ATGTTTTCCTGGTTCGAACGCCGGGTTTCCCCCTATCCCGACGCGCCCGCCGCCCAGCCGCCGCAGGGCTTTTTCTCCTTCATTTGGTTCTGTACCGCCGGCATGCGCGGGCTGATACTCGGCATGACGCTGCTGACCGCCACCATAGGCGCGTTCGAGGCCTTGCTGTTCTCGATGCTCGGTTCGGTGGTCGACTGGCTGTCCAAGACCCCGGCCGATCTGCTGTGGCAGCGCGAGCGCGGTCACTTGCTGTTGCTGGCCGGCATCCTGCTCGGCAGCATCGTGCTGGTGGCGCTGCAGGCGATGAGCAAGTATCAGGGCCTGTTCTCCAACTTTCCGATGCGGCTGCGCTGGAATTTCCACCGCCACTTGCTGGGCCAGAGCCTGAGCTTCTATCAGGACGAGTTCGCCGGCCGGGTGTCCGCCAAGGTGATGCAGACCGCGCTGGCAGTGCGCGACACCGTGCTGATCGTCACCGACATTCTGGTCTTCGTCGTCATCTATTTCGTCACGATGATCGCGGTGCTCGGCCATTTCGACCGCTTCCTGCTGCTGCCCTTCCTCGGCTGGCTGGCGTTCTACATCGCCACGCTGTGCTTCTTCGTGCCGCGGCTGGGCAAGGCCGCCACGCGACAGGCCGACGCGCGCAGCCTGATGACCGGCCGCATCACCGACGCTTACACCAATATCGCCACCGTCAAGTTGTTCTCGCACGGCCAGCGCGAGGCGCGTTTCGCCAAGGGCGCGATGCAGGAGTTCCTGTCCACCGCCTACCGCCAGATGCGGCTGGTCAGCGGTTTCGAGGTCGTCAACCAGTTCAGCAGCATGCTGCTGATCGGCGTCACCGCAGGCGCGTCGCTGTGGTTGTGGAGCCGCGGCGAGGTCGGCATCGGCGCGGTGGCGGCGTCCACCGCGATGGCGCTGCGGCTGAACGGCATCTCGCACTGGATCATGTGGGAGATGTCCAGCCTGTTCGAGAACATCGGCACGGTGCAGGACGGCATCACCACGCTGTCGCGCACGGTGGCGGTGGTGGACAAGCCGGACGCGGCCAGGCTGGAAGTGCCGCGCGGCGAAATCCGCTTCGACAACGTCGATTTCGCCTATGGCGGCGTCAAGAACGTCATCGCCGGCCTGAATCTGACGATACGTCCGGGCGAGAAGATAGGGCTGGTCGGCCGTTCCGGCGCCGGCAAGTCCACCATCGTCAACCTGCTGTTGCGCTTTTACGATCTGGACGGCGGCCGCATCCTGATCGACGGTCAGGACATCGCCGGCGTGACTCAGGACAGCCTGCGGGCCAAGGTGGGCATGGTGACGCAGGATACTTCGTTGCTGCACCGTTCTGTGCGCGACAACCTGCTGTATGGCCGTCCGGATGCCGGCGACGAGGACATGGTCGCCGCCGCGCGTCGAGCCGAGGCCGACGACTTCATCGGCACGCTGACCGATCCCAAGGGCCGGACCGGCTACGACGCCCATGTCGGCGAGCGCGGCGTCAAGCTGTCGGGCGGCCAGCGCCAGCGCGTCGCCATCGCGCGGGTGATGTTGAAGGACGCGCCGATACTGCTGCTGGACGAAGCCACCAGCGCGCTGGACTCCGAGGTAGAGGCGGCGATTCAGCGCAGCCTGTATCGGCTGATGGAAGGCAAGACCGTGGTGGCGATCGCCCACCGGCTGTCGACGATCGCCGCGATGGACAGGCTGATCGTGCTGGACCGCGGCCAGATCGTGGAAGAGGGCAACCATCAGCAATTGCTGGCCCAGGGCGGGTTGTACGCCAGATTGTGGGCGCATCAGAGCGGAGGCTTCCTCGGCGAGGAGGACGACGACGAGAACGAGGGCCTGTCGCTGATGGGCTAA
- a CDS encoding DUF4743 domain-containing protein: protein MLVDAVLGYLDKVSRFDARPFTPLFIGGERMGCVNGEWKERLLRHEAALFEENFQGLFCRLGGSYRSISHALAQAARRWQQAGWLNGWRNENFTAFRNDGSRYFELERAAFRPLGLTSRAVHVNGLCRMADGEVRMWVGRRSPHKAVDPNRMDNLVGGGVAAGETLALALEREAWEEAGVSREQVDDLRPVALLLAQRPVARGLHREWLYVYDLWLEPGAQPLCQDGEVAEHLLLPLEEVERLLVAERFMIDAALVCLDALCRLGYWGARNRQVADALARVRHDLAADTAQPA from the coding sequence ATGCTGGTGGACGCAGTACTGGGCTATCTCGACAAGGTCAGCCGTTTCGATGCGCGACCGTTCACGCCGCTGTTCATTGGCGGCGAAAGAATGGGGTGCGTCAATGGGGAGTGGAAGGAACGGCTGCTGCGGCACGAGGCGGCGCTGTTCGAGGAAAACTTCCAGGGCCTGTTCTGCCGGCTGGGCGGCAGTTACCGCAGCATCAGCCATGCGTTGGCGCAGGCGGCGCGCCGCTGGCAGCAAGCCGGCTGGCTCAACGGCTGGCGCAATGAGAACTTCACCGCCTTTCGCAACGACGGCTCCCGGTATTTCGAATTGGAACGCGCCGCGTTCCGGCCGCTGGGTTTGACCAGCCGCGCCGTCCACGTCAACGGCCTGTGCCGGATGGCCGACGGCGAGGTCCGGATGTGGGTGGGCCGGCGCAGTCCGCACAAGGCCGTGGATCCCAATCGGATGGACAACCTGGTCGGCGGCGGCGTCGCCGCCGGCGAGACGCTGGCGCTGGCGTTGGAGCGCGAGGCGTGGGAAGAGGCCGGCGTCTCGCGCGAGCAGGTCGACGACTTGAGGCCGGTCGCGCTGCTGTTGGCGCAACGGCCGGTCGCGCGGGGCCTGCACCGCGAATGGCTGTACGTTTACGATTTATGGCTGGAGCCGGGCGCGCAGCCGCTCTGCCAGGATGGCGAAGTGGCCGAGCACCTGTTGCTGCCGCTGGAAGAGGTGGAGCGGCTCCTGGTGGCCGAGCGCTTCATGATAGACGCCGCGCTGGTCTGTCTGGACGCGCTGTGCCGGCTGGGCTACTGGGGCGCGCGCAACCGGCAGGTGGCCGACGCGCTGGCGCGGGTGCGCCACGATCTGGCGGCCGACACGGCGCAGCCGGCCTGA
- the recD gene encoding exodeoxyribonuclease V subunit alpha, which produces MSFSPPLLPDQLVRLFARLAPDADDTVLALVGELGRANLAGHVCLPLAHRPESRALRGSALVGAPGEYAPLILDAAGRLYFARHWHDEDRLAKGLARLAEPLPPPDEAALAGWLARLFPGGGEAGPDRQKLAAALAARQRLMVISGGPGTGKTTTVVRLLALLAAASPRPLVMAMAAPTGKAAARLSESVRTARERLDIDESVRRQLPAKAETLHRLLGLRPGAGQPRHHDGNPLPLDVLVVDEASMIDLAMMANTVAALPSQARLVLLGDRDQLSSVEAGAVLGELCVRIGYRDDTLDWLARVAGEALPRDGVDGGALTDCVALLTRSHRFGADSGIGELARRVNGGDGAASLRLLRDEGWADVGLRDAADDDALLAMRADYLETVAAGAGPDEVQRAFAAFMLLAAERRQVADCNRRIERQLEERGAKQPGRDWYPGRPVMIGENDYGLGLFNGDIGFALQRPAGLRVLFPSEDGGWREFAPGRLPAHDTVFAMTVHKSQGSEYDEVWLQLPPQAGGLLNRALLYTAITRARERFAAIGAGEVWLDGAGMAPRRDSGLADRLR; this is translated from the coding sequence ATGAGTTTCTCTCCCCCGCTATTGCCCGATCAACTGGTCCGGCTGTTCGCCCGTCTGGCCCCCGATGCCGACGACACGGTGCTGGCGCTGGTCGGCGAGCTGGGCCGCGCCAATCTGGCCGGCCACGTCTGCCTGCCGCTGGCGCACCGTCCCGAGAGCCGGGCGTTGCGCGGCAGCGCCCTGGTCGGCGCGCCCGGCGAGTACGCGCCGCTGATCCTGGACGCGGCCGGCCGCCTGTACTTCGCCCGCCACTGGCACGACGAGGACAGGCTGGCGAAAGGCCTTGCCCGGCTGGCCGAACCGCTGCCGCCGCCGGACGAGGCGGCGCTGGCCGGCTGGCTGGCGCGGCTCTTTCCCGGCGGCGGCGAGGCCGGGCCGGATAGGCAGAAGCTGGCGGCGGCGCTGGCGGCGCGGCAGCGGCTGATGGTGATTTCCGGCGGTCCCGGCACCGGCAAGACCACCACCGTGGTGAGGCTGCTGGCGTTGCTGGCGGCCGCGTCGCCGCGTCCGCTGGTGATGGCGATGGCGGCGCCGACCGGCAAGGCTGCGGCGCGTCTGTCCGAATCGGTGCGGACGGCGCGCGAGCGCTTGGACATCGACGAGTCGGTGCGGCGCCAGCTGCCGGCGAAGGCCGAAACGCTGCACCGCTTGCTCGGCCTGAGACCCGGCGCCGGGCAGCCGCGCCATCATGACGGCAATCCGCTGCCGCTGGACGTGCTGGTGGTGGACGAGGCGTCGATGATAGATCTGGCGATGATGGCGAACACAGTGGCGGCGCTGCCGTCTCAGGCGCGGCTGGTGCTGCTGGGCGACCGCGACCAGCTGTCGTCGGTGGAGGCCGGCGCGGTGCTGGGCGAGTTGTGCGTCCGCATCGGCTACCGCGACGACACGCTGGACTGGCTCGCGCGGGTGGCGGGTGAGGCGCTGCCGCGGGACGGTGTCGACGGCGGCGCGCTGACCGATTGCGTCGCGCTGCTGACGCGCAGCCACCGTTTCGGCGCCGACTCCGGCATCGGCGAGCTGGCGAGGCGGGTCAACGGCGGCGATGGCGCGGCTTCGCTGAGGCTGCTGCGGGACGAGGGCTGGGCCGACGTCGGCCTGCGGGACGCGGCCGACGACGACGCGCTGCTGGCGATGCGCGCCGACTATTTGGAGACGGTGGCCGCCGGCGCCGGGCCGGACGAGGTGCAGCGGGCGTTCGCCGCCTTCATGCTGCTGGCCGCCGAGCGGCGGCAGGTGGCCGACTGCAACCGCCGCATCGAGCGCCAGCTGGAAGAGCGGGGCGCCAAGCAGCCGGGGCGGGACTGGTACCCGGGACGGCCGGTGATGATAGGCGAGAATGATTACGGCCTGGGACTGTTCAACGGCGACATCGGTTTCGCCCTGCAGCGGCCGGCCGGACTGCGGGTGCTGTTTCCGTCCGAGGACGGGGGCTGGCGCGAATTCGCGCCGGGCCGGCTGCCGGCGCACGACACGGTGTTCGCGATGACGGTTCACAAGAGCCAGGGTTCGGAGTACGACGAAGTATGGTTGCAATTGCCGCCGCAGGCGGGAGGATTGCTGAACCGGGCCTTGCTGTATACCGCCATCACACGGGCGCGCGAGCGCTTCGCCGCCATCGGCGCCGGCGAGGTCTGGTTGGACGGGGCGGGAATGGCGCCGCGGCGGGATTCGGGACTGGCCGACCGCCTGCGCTGA
- a CDS encoding ABC transporter substrate-binding protein, with amino-acid sequence MNRLLCGLLLLLGVAAGVPALAQDTLRAGVANDTSEPLRQAAEGGLLQAYRDALALIARQSGIRFQLDYYPTQRLEQLFQLGRLDVEVGVNPGWRALSPVAGFYTQPVGEVEFRLCLPPGRGRATTPLADMKGWTIGMLAGQQYPLLAPALQSQRLKRDTSANEEELLDKLRRGQVQAVVLERGRAQYWNRRPEGSRCLPGDSVGSLPVMLRLHPQHRELLPRLNQAIQALVGQGRLRPLFAGRD; translated from the coding sequence GTGAATAGGCTGTTGTGCGGGCTGTTGCTGCTGCTGGGCGTGGCGGCGGGCGTTCCGGCGCTGGCGCAGGACACGCTGCGCGCCGGCGTGGCCAACGATACCAGCGAACCGTTGCGCCAGGCGGCGGAAGGCGGACTGTTGCAGGCCTATCGCGACGCGCTGGCGCTGATCGCCCGGCAGAGCGGCATCCGCTTCCAGCTCGACTACTACCCGACCCAGCGGTTGGAGCAGCTGTTCCAGCTGGGCCGACTGGACGTCGAGGTCGGCGTCAATCCCGGCTGGCGCGCGCTGTCGCCGGTGGCGGGCTTTTACACCCAGCCTGTCGGCGAGGTCGAGTTCCGGCTGTGCCTGCCGCCGGGCCGTGGCCGCGCGACGACGCCGCTGGCCGACATGAAGGGCTGGACCATAGGCATGCTGGCCGGCCAGCAATACCCGTTGCTGGCGCCGGCCCTCCAGTCGCAGCGGCTGAAGCGCGACACCTCGGCCAACGAGGAAGAACTGTTGGACAAGCTGCGTCGGGGCCAGGTGCAGGCGGTGGTGCTGGAACGCGGCCGCGCGCAATACTGGAACCGGCGCCCCGAGGGCAGCCGTTGCCTGCCCGGCGATTCGGTCGGCAGCCTGCCGGTGATGCTGCGGCTGCATCCTCAGCATCGCGAACTGTTGCCCAGGCTGAACCAGGCCATCCAGGCGCTGGTCGGCCAGGGGCGGCTGAGGCCGCTGTTCGCCGGGCGCGATTGA
- the pap gene encoding polyphosphate:AMP phosphotransferase has protein sequence MFESAEIGHSIDKDTFRKMMPALREALLDVQYDLKEKADFPVLILIHGFDGAGRGETMNLINEWLDPRLIHTVAFADANDEARARPWMWRYWRELPAKGRIGMFFGSYYSDTLFDRVFNRSDRDAFDRQIFDILRFERMLTLDGAVVLKFWFHLSRDKQKQRLKTLEQDPATSWRVSKADWEHYERYDKIRKYGEHMLRLTNTSHAPWIVIDGEDANYRNLTVANTILEAIRSRIGQPAPPTDRVEAPPLLAPIDNKLVLDTLQLEQKLDKDDYRKKLEQLQGRLNTLTRDPRFARHSLVLVFEGNDAAGKGGSIRRITQALDARRYRVVPVAAPSEEEKDKPWLWRFWRHVPGKGGTTVFDRSWYGRVLVERVEGFAPEADWMRAYYEINDFEHQLTENGAIVLKFWLAISKDEQLARFKAREQTGFKRFKITEEDWRNRDKWELYRQAVSDMVDRTSTSKVPWTLVEANNKYFARIKVLSTICDALEARLGE, from the coding sequence ATGTTTGAATCCGCCGAAATCGGGCACAGCATAGACAAAGACACTTTTCGCAAGATGATGCCGGCGCTGCGCGAGGCATTGCTGGACGTTCAGTACGATTTGAAGGAAAAGGCCGATTTTCCGGTCTTGATCCTGATCCACGGTTTCGACGGCGCCGGTCGTGGCGAGACGATGAATCTGATCAACGAGTGGCTGGACCCGAGGCTGATCCACACCGTGGCCTTCGCCGACGCCAACGACGAGGCGCGCGCGCGGCCGTGGATGTGGCGCTACTGGCGCGAGCTGCCGGCCAAGGGGCGGATCGGCATGTTCTTCGGCTCCTATTATTCCGATACCCTGTTCGACCGGGTGTTCAACCGCAGCGACCGCGACGCCTTCGACCGGCAGATTTTCGACATCCTGCGCTTCGAGCGGATGCTGACGCTGGACGGCGCGGTGGTGCTGAAATTCTGGTTCCACCTGAGCCGCGACAAGCAGAAGCAGCGGTTGAAGACGCTGGAGCAGGATCCGGCCACCAGCTGGCGCGTCAGCAAGGCCGACTGGGAGCACTACGAGCGCTACGACAAGATACGCAAATACGGCGAACACATGCTGAGGCTGACCAATACCTCGCATGCGCCGTGGATCGTCATAGACGGCGAGGACGCCAACTACCGCAACCTGACGGTGGCCAACACCATACTGGAGGCGATACGCAGCCGCATCGGCCAGCCGGCTCCGCCGACGGACAGGGTGGAGGCGCCGCCGTTGCTGGCGCCGATAGACAACAAGCTGGTGCTGGACACGCTGCAGCTGGAACAGAAGCTGGACAAGGACGACTACCGGAAAAAGCTGGAGCAGCTGCAGGGCAGGCTGAACACGCTGACGCGCGATCCGCGCTTTGCCCGCCACTCGCTGGTGCTGGTGTTCGAGGGCAACGACGCCGCCGGCAAGGGCGGCAGCATACGCCGGATCACCCAGGCGCTGGATGCCCGCCGCTATCGGGTGGTGCCGGTGGCGGCGCCGAGCGAGGAGGAGAAGGACAAGCCTTGGCTGTGGCGTTTCTGGCGCCATGTGCCGGGCAAGGGCGGCACCACCGTCTTCGATCGCAGCTGGTACGGCCGGGTGCTGGTGGAGCGGGTGGAAGGCTTCGCGCCGGAGGCCGACTGGATGCGCGCCTATTACGAGATCAACGACTTCGAGCACCAGTTGACCGAGAACGGCGCCATCGTGTTGAAGTTCTGGCTGGCGATCAGCAAGGATGAGCAGCTGGCGCGCTTCAAGGCGCGCGAGCAAACCGGCTTCAAACGCTTCAAGATTACCGAAGAGGACTGGCGCAACCGCGACAAATGGGAGCTGTACCGCCAGGCGGTCAGCGATATGGTCGACCGCACCAGCACCAGCAAGGTGCCGTGGACGCTGGTGGAGGCCAACAACAAATATTTTGCGCGCATCAAGGTCCTGTCCACGATCTGCGACGCGCTGGAGGCGAGACTGGGTGAATAG